From Neospora caninum Liverpool complete genome, chromosome VIII, a single genomic window includes:
- a CDS encoding putative peroxisomal multifunctional enzyme, whose amino-acid sequence MKPQKVIRDKCVGHVLGESRTSHTPRDSIIYALGVGCSQDPLNDIDLAYTYEQHGDGFKVIPSFATTFPSFELLLEGLQSCPGLPEFNPMMLLHGQQKVTLFRPLAEKIPRMIHRSIISDVEDKKSGALVTVASDSTCEKTGALICRNESMLFIRGLATDQPSSATDKRSAEDPRSRAKRQKSSVSFQGPPSKVFDIKTPENLALLYRLSGDTNPLHVDRQMAALGGFKRPILHGLCTFGIATRAIIQTLLENDPDRVASVSGRFSAAVTPGDELRVQMWISDAEENAGNESAVLFNVVNRTKDDQVCLEKGILTVRSPGPQISKL is encoded by the exons GTGATTCGCGACAAATGCGTCGGCCATGTTTTGGGAGAGAGCAGGACCTCTCACACGCCCAGAGACTCGATCATCTACGCCCTAGGTGTTGGTTGTAGTCAG GATCCGTTAAACGACATAGACCTCGCCTACACCTACGAGCAACATGGCGACGGTTTCAAAGTTATTCCTTCTTTTGCCACTacttttccctcctttgAACTCTTGCTGGAGGGGCTGCAAAGCTGTCCTG GGTTGCCGGAGTTTAACCCCATGATGCTTCTGCATGGCCAGCAGAAAGTGACACTCTTCCGGCCGCTGGCAGAGAAGATACCTCGAATGATCCATCGCTCAATTATCAGCGACGTCGAAGACAAGAAA TCGGGTGCCTTGGTTACGGTCGCCTCCGACAGCACGTGTGAGAAAACTGGAGCTCTGATCTGCCGAAACGAATCCATGCTGTTCATCCGTGGACTTG CGACGGATCAGCCTTCGAGTGCGACAGATAAACGCAGCGCAGAAGACCCGCGAAGTCGAGCGAAGCGCCAGAAgtcgagtgtctccttccaAGGCCCACCTTCAAAAGTGTTTGACATCAAGACACCCGAAAATCTCGCTCTCCTTTATCGTCTAAGCGGGGACACAAACCCCCTTCAT GTCGATCGCCAAATGGCTGCCTTAGGCGGCTTCAAGCGACCCATTCTCCACGGCCTCTGCACCTTCGGCATCGCAACTCGAG CGATCATTCAGACTTTGTTGGAGAACGACCCTGATCGCGTGGCTTCGGTGTCCGGACGCTTCTCCGCAGCCGTGACACCCGGCGACGAGCTCCGTGTTCAGATGTGGATTTCTGACGCGGAAGAAAATGCAGGGAACGAGAGTGCGGTTCTCTTCAACGTGGTCAACAGAACCAAAGATGACCAAGTGTGCCTCGAAAAAGGCATCCTCACAGTTCGCAGCCCTGGCCCTCAGATCTCAAAATTGTAA